One Methanocaldococcus villosus KIN24-T80 genomic window carries:
- a CDS encoding HAD hydrolase family protein: MSIILLDLNGTIAVDGKIKEGVKDRLNKLKNKAKIFILSADTYGTLNNILNDLNVEGIRINKENHEKESLAKLKILKELKKKFPNEKIIAIGNGSNDELMLKYSDLGICVINEEGASVKAILSADVVVKDINDALDLILKENRLKATLRN; the protein is encoded by the coding sequence ATGAGTATTATTTTATTAGATCTAAATGGAACTATAGCAGTTGATGGAAAAATAAAAGAAGGAGTTAAAGATAGATTAAATAAATTAAAAAATAAAGCTAAAATATTTATTCTCTCAGCAGACACATATGGTACATTAAACAATATTTTAAATGATTTAAATGTTGAAGGTATAAGAATTAATAAAGAAAATCATGAAAAAGAAAGTTTAGCTAAATTAAAAATATTAAAAGAGCTTAAGAAAAAATTTCCAAATGAAAAGATTATTGCTATAGGTAATGGTAGTAATGATGAACTAATGCTTAAGTATTCAGATTTAGGAATATGTGTAATAAATGAGGAAGGAGCTTCAGTAAAAGCAATACTTTCTGCTGATGTTGTTGTAAAAGATATAAATGATGCTTTAGATTTAATATTAAAAGAAAATAGGTTAAAAGCAACTTTAAGAAACTGA
- a CDS encoding AAA family ATPase, with the protein MLLIGVTGMPGAGKNAVYNIAEELDIPIVSMGDVVRYETKKRSLPLTPENVGNIAIKLREEFGNEAIAVVTLKYIEEHFKDKEIIIIEGIRSLYEVNYFRKHYPLVLIAIHSSPITRFERLKRRGREDDPNTWDVFVERDLRELKFGIGEAIAIADFMVVNEDGYEEYLNNLKEVILKIVKNKDKFMEYNFIYKK; encoded by the coding sequence ATGCTTTTAATTGGAGTCACAGGTATGCCTGGAGCAGGGAAAAATGCTGTTTATAATATTGCTGAAGAGCTAGATATACCTATTGTTTCTATGGGGGATGTTGTAAGGTATGAAACAAAAAAGAGATCTTTGCCATTAACTCCTGAGAATGTAGGTAATATAGCCATTAAACTGAGGGAAGAATTTGGAAATGAGGCAATAGCAGTAGTAACTTTAAAGTATATTGAAGAGCATTTTAAAGATAAAGAAATTATTATTATAGAAGGAATAAGAAGTTTGTATGAGGTTAATTATTTTAGAAAACACTACCCACTAGTTTTAATAGCTATTCACTCCTCACCAATAACAAGATTTGAGAGATTAAAAAGAAGAGGAAGGGAGGATGACCCTAATACTTGGGATGTATTTGTAGAGAGAGATTTGAGAGAACTTAAGTTTGGGATAGGTGAGGCTATAGCTATAGCAGATTTTATGGTTGTTAATGAAGATGGTTATGAAGAGTATCTTAATAATCTTAAAGAAGTTATTTTAAAAATAGTAAAAAATAAAGATAAGTTTATGGAATATAATTTTATTTACAAAAAATAA
- a CDS encoding DEAD/DEAH box helicase yields MLIIRKIKKKDEIEIVKVENIDEGVEVRNSNKIFANYKKVGDRYKLYRCRLGDKLIQPSKVLELLKKEKIAIVKDKSLEELLKSYHLKFDYINLCPLCLIKNVYKKLIKNNKCKYGNIYICLECAIKEVKEEIKVSEELIEKFLKKFKDVDKVLSLLRIKNPLNHPELTRYDIIESSEEDIECYKIDDLNIPEKLKKILKERYNTLLPVQTLAIKAGLLEGKDLLIVSATSSGKTLIGEIAGIKNLLEGKGKMIYLTPLIALANQKYFEFKEKYNFKVSLRVGFGRIGKKLDVDRDINADIIVGTYEGIDYLIRTNKLKDVGTVVVDEIHSLNMPERGARLDGLIGRLRYLFNAQMIYLSATIGNPKELAKRLNANLVLYNKRPVPLERHIIFCKNEFHKLSIIREIVKREWNNISKYGYRGQSLIFTFSRKRAEYIARSLKAKGIKAEFYHGGMDYFRRRRVEEDFLNQKIQCVVTTAALSAGVDFPASTVILESLAMGGDWLSPSDFQQMCGRAGRKGMHELGKVYLLVEIGKKYHAKMQETEDEVAVKLLNAEPEKIDVEYSEDEEEEQILATVSAGVNNIYDIDRVPYLGRSHHLNAILNNLKSYGMINLEGKEVKLTKYGRAVAISFLYPKVAEKIKEAIKKEKELIKLIKEIYPFENVYLSQNLQKSLSKILKINVPSRFFDALEVIKEALKKVEDKKLKDILTMIIIEFEHNPEEKIIEELINLRSLGKTPGQIAKYLYENYKILTYAGDIHYYLEQLLNILDAVERIALIYNKRYANKVKELKDKIENKSVS; encoded by the coding sequence ATGTTGATAATTAGGAAAATAAAAAAGAAAGATGAGATAGAGATTGTAAAAGTTGAGAATATTGATGAAGGTGTAGAAGTGAGAAATAGCAATAAAATATTTGCTAATTATAAAAAAGTTGGGGATAGGTATAAGCTTTATAGATGCAGATTAGGAGATAAGTTAATACAGCCTTCAAAGGTTTTAGAATTATTAAAGAAGGAAAAAATAGCAATTGTTAAAGATAAAAGTTTAGAAGAGCTATTAAAGAGCTATCATTTAAAGTTTGATTACATCAACCTCTGCCCCCTATGTTTAATAAAAAATGTTTATAAAAAATTAATAAAAAACAATAAATGTAAATATGGTAATATATATATTTGTTTAGAATGTGCTATAAAAGAGGTTAAAGAGGAAATTAAAGTTAGTGAAGAATTGATAGAGAAGTTTTTAAAAAAATTTAAAGATGTGGATAAAGTGTTATCTCTTTTAAGGATAAAGAACCCTCTAAATCATCCTGAACTTACAAGATATGATATTATTGAAAGTTCTGAAGAAGATATTGAGTGTTATAAAATAGATGATTTAAATATTCCTGAAAAACTTAAAAAAATTTTAAAAGAAAGATACAATACTCTACTACCAGTGCAAACTCTTGCTATAAAAGCTGGATTGTTAGAAGGGAAAGATCTATTAATAGTATCTGCAACATCTTCAGGGAAAACCCTTATTGGTGAGATTGCAGGGATAAAAAATTTATTAGAAGGAAAAGGGAAAATGATATATTTAACTCCTTTAATAGCATTAGCAAATCAAAAATATTTTGAATTTAAAGAAAAATACAATTTTAAAGTATCATTAAGAGTGGGATTTGGAAGAATTGGTAAGAAATTGGATGTGGATAGAGATATCAATGCTGATATAATTGTGGGGACTTATGAAGGAATTGATTATCTTATAAGAACAAATAAGTTAAAAGATGTAGGAACAGTTGTTGTTGATGAAATACACAGTCTAAACATGCCTGAGAGGGGGGCAAGATTAGATGGGTTAATTGGTAGGTTGAGATATTTATTTAATGCTCAAATGATCTACTTATCAGCAACAATAGGTAACCCAAAAGAGCTTGCAAAAAGGTTGAATGCTAATTTAGTTTTATATAATAAAAGACCTGTCCCACTAGAGAGGCATATTATTTTCTGTAAAAATGAATTCCATAAATTATCAATAATTAGGGAAATAGTTAAGAGAGAATGGAATAATATTTCAAAATATGGTTATAGAGGGCAAAGTTTAATTTTTACATTCTCAAGAAAAAGAGCTGAATACATTGCAAGATCTTTAAAAGCTAAAGGAATAAAAGCTGAATTTTATCATGGAGGTATGGATTATTTTAGAAGAAGAAGAGTAGAAGAAGATTTTTTAAATCAAAAGATACAGTGTGTAGTTACAACAGCAGCTTTATCTGCTGGAGTAGATTTTCCTGCATCAACAGTAATCCTTGAAAGCTTAGCTATGGGTGGAGATTGGCTATCTCCTTCAGATTTTCAGCAGATGTGTGGAAGAGCTGGAAGAAAAGGGATGCATGAACTTGGAAAGGTTTATTTGTTAGTTGAGATAGGAAAAAAATACCATGCTAAAATGCAAGAAACTGAAGATGAAGTAGCTGTTAAACTATTAAATGCAGAACCAGAAAAAATAGATGTAGAATACAGTGAAGATGAGGAAGAAGAACAAATATTAGCTACAGTATCAGCAGGGGTTAACAATATTTATGATATTGATAGAGTTCCATATTTAGGAAGATCCCATCATTTAAATGCAATATTAAATAACTTAAAAAGTTATGGAATGATAAATTTAGAAGGAAAAGAAGTTAAATTAACAAAATATGGTAGAGCTGTAGCTATCTCCTTTTTATATCCAAAAGTTGCTGAAAAAATAAAAGAAGCTATTAAAAAGGAAAAAGAGCTAATAAAATTAATTAAAGAGATTTATCCTTTTGAAAATGTTTATTTGTCACAAAATTTACAAAAAAGCTTGTCAAAGATTTTAAAGATAAATGTTCCATCAAGATTCTTTGATGCTTTAGAAGTAATAAAAGAAGCTTTAAAGAAGGTAGAAGATAAAAAGCTAAAAGATATTCTAACTATGATTATTATAGAGTTTGAGCACAACCCTGAAGAGAAGATAATTGAAGAATTGATTAATCTCAGATCTTTAGGAAAAACCCCTGGACAAATAGCAAAATATCTTTATGAGAATTATAAGATATTGACTTATGCAGGAGATATACACTATTATTTAGAGCAGTTATTAAATATCTTAGATGCTGTAGAAAGGATAGCATTAATATACAATAAAAGATATGCTAATAAAGTTAAGGAGTTAAAAGATAAAATAGAAAATAAATCAGTTTCTTAA
- a CDS encoding DUF499 domain-containing protein, protein MGIAIGRSPMLIKSTFNKEMVCYKRSHLKRGETMQGLKVWKDVLDETLDMQVAPELGDVINKTAHKIYTEPEEFFKRTYFTDSMVQILDRLLNTLSGKERHNIFLIYSLFGGGKTHTILTIYHALNSPDSLVNYEVLKDYPEDKKEKIKNIGLKLKNLQNQNVKILPIYGKGKLGQPSNPLNFSAYEVKTLWGYIGHCLGKYALVENDDKNLTVPTIDTIRELLKGNKVVFLVDEIVHYIDNLYNSGNEDDRRYAKNICKFFDALCTALIGTDSVMILTLPMEKDGEKVEKGYNREIVLSLHRAVERVGGAELYSPLRTEGISGGEIVEILKKRIFEDIDKDFKEKIIEKYREAYSNTEIFGRFEENLSKTYPFHPDFIATLRTIVERGNLQKTRDMVRITRIVVRNLLQEEEFPTLIMPYHINPRNEKLKGILFGKNQIFADYGGAVLDVDLSLEKFKRFSKPELAEIILRYIFLKTYPYDSPTPLEGFPKKDSIARAVYEISFFEKHALQLTDIPNTISEIEKSSSFIYLNKKDGVFWFWRVANVFQMVESKKEELLTLNIVSVHKKLEEFVKKFAVEGKGLKTKKIGNNITFFKKNSIIVSRDPQEFQDDEDYKLQILIRDDVDKSTLYRIIYQYGTGTRTYRNTITVCYADKALNKLLEITARIMACDKVKGDIKAKYKSYGEEVVQIQTNMVRSIEDNAKAEFDEFVASVFKKVAYPKDNDVEIVNATPTSKSILENVYSALVEWGKIPSNLTFEGLEYYLNEVNITFDKPIRFSELRSIIRTNTKLPFITDEQLKEAIKEGVRDLKIGIERDGWVLFKEVYQNMPNYNESGVPLEDIRENDIILPQIKALNKQINQILKEEKDEVVDNKYIKVWYEVCISDSESLPLRELVEETEDGFVVKPEFVDLVINGYIVRKTEEKIIGERNEFSLKLDRHNIEGKPGENVDVKVVITPLKGRGFEVYLEVEEGELDINHGKVPYETIWHIKIPESKKTYNIRAISEDNIIKTDKITLIPRTDIVEVHELSENLKGGKLLEIKGIKSYDDLDMVPENLNAKVRGVFIIENDEYFRADFNNLSLNVVKYIIEEIEGVMEHKAKLCVDIIFTDEIKIDDLIFEKLKCLNKKAVFKIKKC, encoded by the coding sequence GTGGGTATAGCAATAGGGCGAAGCCCTATGCTTATAAAATCAACATTCAATAAAGAAATGGTTTGTTATAAAAGAAGTCATCTAAAAAGAGGGGAGACCATGCAAGGATTAAAAGTTTGGAAGGATGTTTTAGATGAGACTCTCGATATGCAAGTAGCTCCTGAATTGGGGGATGTTATTAACAAAACTGCCCATAAAATTTATACAGAACCAGAAGAATTCTTTAAAAGGACATATTTTACTGACTCTATGGTACAAATACTTGATAGACTGTTAAATACTTTAAGTGGGAAAGAAAGGCATAATATATTCTTAATATACTCTCTTTTTGGGGGAGGGAAAACACATACAATATTAACAATCTATCATGCACTTAATAGTCCTGACTCTCTTGTAAATTATGAAGTTCTAAAAGATTATCCTGAGGATAAAAAGGAGAAAATAAAAAATATTGGGTTAAAATTAAAAAACCTTCAAAATCAAAATGTAAAAATACTTCCAATATATGGTAAAGGAAAATTGGGGCAGCCAAGTAATCCATTAAACTTTAGTGCTTATGAAGTCAAAACATTATGGGGATACATAGGGCACTGTTTAGGAAAATATGCACTTGTTGAAAATGATGATAAAAACCTGACAGTTCCTACCATAGACACAATTAGAGAGCTTTTAAAAGGAAATAAAGTAGTGTTTTTAGTTGATGAGATTGTTCATTATATTGATAACTTATACAACAGTGGAAATGAAGATGATAGAAGATATGCAAAAAATATCTGTAAGTTCTTTGACGCCCTATGCACTGCTTTAATTGGAACTGACAGTGTAATGATTCTAACTTTACCAATGGAAAAAGATGGGGAAAAAGTTGAAAAAGGATATAATAGGGAAATAGTTCTTTCACTTCATAGGGCAGTTGAGAGGGTTGGAGGTGCTGAGCTCTATTCTCCACTAAGAACTGAAGGCATTTCTGGAGGAGAAATTGTTGAAATTTTAAAAAAGAGAATTTTTGAAGACATAGATAAAGATTTTAAAGAGAAAATAATTGAAAAATATAGAGAAGCTTATTCAAACACTGAAATATTTGGAAGATTTGAAGAAAACTTATCAAAAACTTATCCATTCCATCCAGATTTTATAGCAACACTGAGAACCATTGTTGAGAGAGGGAACTTACAAAAAACAAGAGATATGGTTAGAATAACAAGAATCGTAGTGAGAAATCTATTACAAGAAGAAGAGTTTCCAACTTTAATAATGCCATATCATATAAACCCAAGAAATGAGAAACTAAAAGGAATATTGTTTGGAAAAAATCAAATATTTGCCGACTATGGAGGAGCAGTGTTAGATGTAGATTTATCTCTTGAAAAATTTAAAAGATTTTCAAAACCTGAATTGGCAGAGATTATCTTAAGATATATATTCTTAAAGACCTACCCTTATGATTCCCCAACACCACTTGAAGGATTTCCAAAAAAAGATAGTATTGCAAGAGCAGTTTATGAAATTAGTTTCTTTGAAAAACATGCATTGCAATTAACTGATATTCCAAATACTATAAGCGAAATTGAAAAAAGCTCATCATTTATATATTTAAACAAAAAGGATGGCGTCTTCTGGTTTTGGAGAGTTGCAAATGTATTTCAAATGGTTGAAAGCAAAAAAGAAGAGTTGCTCACACTCAATATAGTTAGTGTTCATAAGAAACTTGAAGAATTTGTTAAAAAATTTGCTGTTGAAGGAAAGGGTCTAAAGACTAAAAAAATTGGAAATAATATAACATTTTTCAAAAAGAATAGTATTATAGTGTCAAGAGACCCACAAGAATTCCAAGATGATGAGGATTATAAATTGCAAATACTCATAAGAGATGACGTTGATAAATCTACACTTTACAGGATAATTTATCAGTATGGAACTGGGACGAGAACATATAGAAATACTATAACTGTCTGTTATGCAGATAAAGCTCTAAACAAACTACTTGAAATAACTGCCCGTATAATGGCTTGTGATAAAGTAAAAGGAGACATTAAAGCAAAATACAAATCCTATGGAGAAGAGGTAGTTCAAATACAAACAAATATGGTAAGAAGTATTGAAGACAATGCAAAAGCAGAGTTTGATGAATTTGTAGCAAGTGTATTTAAAAAAGTTGCATATCCTAAAGATAATGATGTGGAGATTGTTAATGCCACCCCAACATCTAAGTCAATACTTGAAAATGTCTATTCTGCACTGGTTGAATGGGGAAAAATCCCATCTAATCTAACTTTTGAAGGTCTTGAGTATTATTTAAATGAGGTAAATATAACTTTTGATAAACCAATACGATTTTCAGAACTTAGAAGTATTATTAGAACAAATACAAAACTTCCATTTATTACTGATGAACAATTAAAAGAGGCTATAAAAGAGGGTGTTAGGGATTTAAAAATTGGTATTGAAAGGGATGGATGGGTTTTATTTAAAGAGGTATATCAAAACATGCCAAATTATAATGAATCTGGAGTACCTCTTGAGGATATAAGAGAAAACGATATAATTCTTCCACAAATAAAGGCATTAAACAAACAAATAAACCAAATTTTAAAAGAAGAGAAGGATGAAGTTGTTGATAATAAGTATATAAAAGTTTGGTATGAAGTTTGTATTTCAGATTCTGAGTCATTGCCATTAAGAGAACTTGTTGAAGAGACAGAAGATGGTTTTGTTGTCAAACCTGAGTTTGTGGATTTAGTAATAAATGGCTATATAGTAAGAAAAACTGAAGAAAAAATTATTGGAGAAAGAAATGAATTTTCTTTGAAATTGGATAGACACAATATTGAAGGAAAACCAGGAGAAAATGTGGATGTAAAAGTAGTAATAACACCATTAAAAGGACGTGGTTTTGAAGTATATCTTGAAGTTGAAGAAGGGGAATTGGATATAAACCATGGAAAGGTTCCTTATGAAACAATATGGCACATCAAAATCCCTGAATCCAAAAAAACTTATAATATAAGGGCAATATCTGAAGATAATATAATAAAAACTGATAAAATAACCCTTATCCCAAGAACTGATATTGTAGAAGTCCATGAATTGTCTGAAAACTTAAAAGGAGGAAAATTATTAGAAATAAAGGGAATAAAGTCCTATGATGATTTAGATATGGTTCCTGAAAACTTAAATGCCAAAGTTAGAGGAGTCTTTATTATTGAAAATGATGAATACTTTAGAGCAGATTTCAACAATCTATCTCTCAATGTTGTAAAATATATTATTGAGGAGATAGAGGGGGTTATGGAACATAAAGCAAAGTTATGTGTGGATATTATTTTTACAGATGAAATAAAGATTGATGATTTAATATTTGAGAAACTTAAATGCTTAAATAAAAAAGCAGTATTTAAAATTAAGAAATGTTAA
- a CDS encoding 3-isopropylmalate dehydratase small subunit, with translation MIRGRVWKFGDNVDTDAIMPARYLVYTEPEELAKYVMTGIDEDFPKKVKKGDIIVAGKNFGCGSSREHAPLGLKGAGISCIIAKSFARIFYRNAINLGLPLIECKDVDKINEGDILEVDLKSGVIRNVTTGEVLYGNKLPDFMMEILEAGGLMNYLKKRLANEKSY, from the coding sequence ATGATTAGAGGAAGAGTTTGGAAATTTGGTGACAATGTTGATACTGATGCCATAATGCCTGCAAGATATTTAGTTTATACTGAACCTGAAGAATTGGCAAAGTATGTCATGACTGGTATTGATGAAGATTTTCCTAAAAAGGTTAAAAAGGGAGATATTATAGTTGCTGGTAAGAACTTTGGATGTGGCTCATCAAGAGAGCATGCTCCTCTTGGATTAAAGGGTGCAGGGATTAGCTGTATTATAGCTAAGAGTTTTGCAAGGATATTTTATAGGAACGCTATTAATTTAGGATTGCCATTGATAGAATGTAAAGATGTGGATAAAATAAATGAAGGTGATATTTTAGAAGTTGATTTAAAATCTGGAGTAATAAGGAATGTAACAACAGGAGAAGTGTTATATGGGAATAAACTACCTGACTTTATGATGGAAATATTAGAAGCTGGAGGTTTGATGAATTATCTAAAAAAGAGGTTGGCTAATGAAAAGAGTTATTAA
- a CDS encoding class III signal peptide-containing protein, with protein MILSKRAQLSLEFSLLLTVVILSAIIVGYYLITSAIHVKDTNIDLINKTSRIIESYLSKVS; from the coding sequence ATGATACTTTCAAAAAGAGCCCAATTATCCTTAGAATTTTCTTTATTACTTACAGTTGTTATACTTTCAGCAATAATTGTTGGGTATTATTTAATTACATCAGCTATACATGTTAAAGACACAAATATTGATCTTATCAATAAAACTTCAAGAATTATAGAGTCTTATCTTAGTAAGGTGAGTTAA
- a CDS encoding helicase-related protein encodes MQDKIKNYLTKKIFLHDPLLFFYALNHPTSKKEIKPFIHQIHLLYNAMLLRPVRFLIADEIGLGKTIESLAIARYLELKEGIKKILVLTPKILREQWESEIKRVGGIPKIIKDGNDISRIKNSFQYNYDSAVYIIISIDLAKRYVDKILQIDWDLVIVDEAHNITKNTQRGRLVEKLSEKVKNILLLSATPHRGNPQDYLYRLKMLDPTLINDFDKLNAKNFYRRTHDILVFRRTKKLVNTLENKRVFKDCQFNAVVVDISEEEKRFFDLLENTLKNILKNTKRNSPIALLAVILGKRASSSYKAAIETLNRIIKTNILKTDDIDVSEDIQNLFSLSFEEMEFEEYREISDIINNIVDKYSPYLSREQKELFENLLKTTTNIIIKKDNKIDALAKIIAEHIKNNEKIVVFTEYVDTLKYLKENLHKYLNNYGIKIDSNEILTLSGEDKNRIENITEEINRKFEDHGKILLATDVASEGLNLQIASVLINYDSPWSPIKLEQRIGRVWRLGQEKDVSIYNIFLSNRMDLELLNSLYKKIMNIKTALDNQLAIGKEIYIVNAENLFNLEEFACIKNLSEYDIIISAIMGNLNSYTEEIVKTLKIIRNKLKMMSIFPEEHAEEIKNEVLNVIQNEDYLKIEKIEEILRDYQDKVLNKNIHTQSGLYQIIKSKNDEDLQISRIVVKNPVKNREYLFFVKVLNEDDEVVWEIPLMVSRQEKNIKLVTSVELLEYLTKIFSKDLFFTEYIEKPYEKQILAIKGNILTYVRSIVSNIGKRISNYENLKDLGLKDDKLFKNLKISISDPIIIDYLPENEFSIGKIIPLEIVDTLDKDNIILPDENDLKAMDRNFLPLEELVKIEKLAMNVIMNLEEKRLASKYGYENKGKVWDVLDVSLHEHYDIKVIENGDEKYIEVKGHKGLLPIAELTEAEYRFAMENEDKYYLYIVCNLGKDEKNLIVFEIHKPLNKEHRRIYLIKNGEKIDVSKYYNNINITEKKRYLFKLA; translated from the coding sequence TTGCAAGATAAAATAAAAAATTATCTCACAAAAAAGATATTTTTGCACGACCCCTTACTATTCTTCTATGCTTTAAATCATCCAACATCAAAAAAAGAAATAAAACCATTTATACACCAAATTCACCTTTTATATAATGCAATGCTTCTCCGCCCCGTTCGTTTTTTAATTGCAGATGAGATAGGTTTAGGTAAAACAATAGAGTCTTTAGCAATAGCAAGATATTTAGAATTAAAAGAAGGCATAAAAAAGATTTTAGTCTTGACACCAAAAATTTTAAGAGAGCAATGGGAATCAGAAATAAAAAGGGTAGGAGGAATTCCAAAGATTATTAAAGATGGAAATGATATAAGTAGAATTAAGAATTCTTTTCAGTATAATTACGATTCTGCAGTTTATATTATAATCTCAATAGACCTTGCAAAAAGGTATGTTGATAAAATATTACAAATTGATTGGGATTTGGTTATTGTTGATGAAGCCCACAACATCACTAAAAATACTCAAAGAGGAAGATTAGTAGAAAAGCTTTCAGAAAAAGTAAAAAATATACTTTTACTTTCTGCAACCCCACACAGGGGAAACCCTCAAGATTATCTATATAGGTTAAAGATGTTAGACCCTACACTTATAAATGATTTTGATAAATTAAATGCTAAAAATTTCTATCGTAGGACTCATGACATATTAGTTTTTAGAAGGACGAAAAAATTAGTAAATACTCTTGAAAATAAAAGAGTTTTTAAAGATTGTCAATTTAATGCAGTTGTAGTAGATATATCAGAAGAGGAAAAAAGATTTTTTGACCTTCTTGAAAATACTCTTAAAAATATACTGAAGAATACAAAAAGGAATTCTCCAATAGCTCTTTTAGCAGTAATTTTGGGTAAACGAGCATCTTCAAGTTATAAAGCAGCAATTGAAACACTGAATAGGATTATAAAAACTAACATTTTAAAAACTGATGATATTGATGTGTCAGAGGATATTCAAAACTTATTCTCATTGAGTTTTGAAGAAATGGAATTTGAAGAATATAGAGAAATATCTGACATAATAAATAATATTGTTGATAAATATTCACCCTATTTAAGCCGAGAACAAAAAGAATTATTTGAAAATCTCCTCAAAACAACAACTAACATCATAATCAAAAAAGATAATAAAATTGACGCTTTAGCAAAAATTATTGCAGAACATATTAAAAATAATGAGAAAATTGTAGTATTTACTGAATATGTTGATACTCTCAAATATCTGAAAGAAAATCTACATAAGTATCTAAATAACTATGGCATAAAAATAGATTCAAATGAAATACTAACACTTTCAGGGGAAGATAAAAATAGAATAGAGAATATTACTGAAGAGATAAATAGAAAATTTGAAGATCATGGAAAAATTTTACTAGCAACAGATGTTGCTTCTGAAGGGCTTAATTTGCAAATTGCAAGTGTCTTGATAAATTATGATTCCCCATGGAGCCCTATAAAATTAGAGCAGAGAATTGGTAGAGTTTGGAGGTTAGGGCAAGAAAAAGATGTGTCTATTTATAACATTTTCCTTTCAAATAGAATGGATTTAGAACTGCTCAATAGCTTGTATAAAAAAATAATGAATATTAAAACTGCACTTGATAATCAATTAGCAATAGGTAAAGAGATATATATTGTAAATGCTGAAAATCTATTTAACTTAGAAGAATTCGCATGCATAAAAAACTTGTCTGAATATGATATTATAATTTCAGCAATAATGGGGAACTTAAACAGTTATACTGAAGAAATTGTCAAAACACTAAAAATTATTAGGAATAAGCTAAAAATGATGAGCATTTTTCCAGAAGAACATGCTGAAGAGATTAAAAATGAGGTTTTAAATGTTATTCAAAATGAAGATTATTTGAAGATTGAAAAGATTGAGGAAATTTTAAGGGACTATCAAGATAAGGTTTTAAATAAGAACATACATACCCAAAGTGGGTTATATCAAATCATAAAATCAAAAAATGATGAAGATTTACAAATATCAAGAATTGTTGTAAAAAATCCAGTTAAAAATAGAGAATATTTGTTTTTTGTAAAGGTATTAAACGAAGATGATGAGGTCGTTTGGGAAATTCCATTAATGGTTTCTCGTCAAGAAAAAAATATTAAGTTAGTGACAAGTGTTGAATTATTAGAATACTTAACAAAAATATTTAGCAAAGATTTATTTTTCACAGAATACATAGAAAAACCTTATGAAAAGCAAATATTGGCTATTAAAGGAAATATTCTTACTTATGTTAGAAGTATTGTAAGTAACATAGGTAAAAGAATCTCAAATTACGAAAATCTCAAGGATTTAGGTTTAAAAGATGATAAATTATTTAAGAATTTGAAAATAAGTATTAGTGATCCTATAATTATTGATTATCTGCCAGAGAATGAATTCTCAATTGGAAAAATTATTCCTTTAGAGATTGTGGATACTTTAGATAAAGATAATATTATTTTACCAGATGAAAATGATTTAAAGGCAATGGATAGGAATTTTCTGCCCCTTGAAGAACTTGTGAAAATTGAAAAACTGGCTATGAATGTTATAATGAATCTCGAAGAAAAAAGATTAGCAAGTAAATATGGATATGAAAATAAAGGTAAGGTTTGGGATGTTTTGGATGTTTCCCTACATGAGCATTATGATATAAAGGTTATTGAAAATGGGGATGAGAAATATATTGAAGTAAAAGGGCATAAGGGGTTATTACCAATTGCAGAACTTACAGAAGCAGAATACAGATTTGCCATGGAAAATGAAGATAAATACTATTTGTATATAGTCTGCAACCTTGGAAAAGATGAAAAAAATTTAATAGTATTTGAAATTCACAAACCTCTCAACAAAGAACATAGAAGAATATATCTAATTAAAAATGGAGAAAAGATAGATGTGAGCAAATATTATAATAACATAAATATAACTGAAAAAAAGAGATATTTGTTTAAACTTGCATAA